In one window of Maribacter sp. BPC-D8 DNA:
- a CDS encoding PAS domain S-box protein, which translates to MSDTNTRSIFKNPLFYGFFAFLIVLIITQFVAFQKHQLHQKTEQQEIEQRVSKLKIDLQNILGQSYNATQTLTFIVEHYGIPDNFDSVAQLLLNSNNSIDALELVNKEGVITHVYPLKGNEVLGLNILKDPDNKFGAITTIEKKDYYTAGPIYLHQGGSGIIGRRPFYKNGEFNGFVAAVVRLKTVINAVQLDAINNKQFSYQLVKINSDKTEEIFYSSKNIPKEGATTLPLTTSQGEWKLYVYLNNYEAYSITLLFSILGIILSLVCGLLSWFLMRQPAKLNTLVDEKTALLKDSRERYKLLIEGASDGIFLVDFDGNIVDANPYGLQMFGYTKEDLLTKHLLDITIKEDTEKRPPRYKEMREGQTVRSERRLVKKDGSLFYGEVSAKKLNNKTILGIVRDVSERKELEIVAEENLVRFEKAYNNRFVGMVIRDHMNRFVDANPYFLNLIGYSLEEIKGKTIAELGLINTNEASKSNPAINVLASSERIDKIEIEFITKNGAVLHLITSVEPYEYLSNTFTLSTYVDQTQAKKASLEIIESEKKYKQFTERISDAFVAFDSEWRFIDINAKAAEIVGINIEEMLGKNVWDEFPDFKNSEGHTIFKDVMAKQVYTHFEQYHEKSNLWIENHLYPSPNGLSIYFRDITNSKKADQEKQKLVSIIENSPGFIGLATLTGEPLFMNDAGKKMVNLPSNVNFKNTTIFDYFEDDYKDVIENTHLPTIMKKGVWTGEVPLKNFKTKKSIPLEFSGFLIKDKTTKQPIAIGSIGFDLTESKKTQQEILTLKNQMDSAIRIGKIGYWDFSPVTRIFNCSPLMYSIFDVDIDSVLSLPFLENIIHPEDVELHRNHIKELILHKKSLTFSYRIIVRDSSIKYLMVEVEVVRDSNNMAVDFRGTVIDITEQKKADSKILELKNRMDAAMRIGKIGYWDFDFNTRVLNWSPRMFEIYDVKPRTEINLAFLETIIHPDDIVPHRNLLENLALEFDNNSFSYRIILKDDSTKYLLGEIETERNNDGEPIKFRGTIIDITKQKEADNEILSLQSKMDSAIRIGKFGYWYWDMSGDVIEWSKEMYAIHEVDPNTVMTPTLLREIIYHEDLNIVDTKLSNNNIENNSTSKPNFYRIQLKDKSFKYFLAYSEVEYNDKGEPIIYRGTSMDITKNVLAEEALKESQEKFSKAFQTNLMGMLILDEQRKVIDANETAYTILESTKKRLIGKTILESKEVTTNLKERERLWEKLLDEGEIINEEYKIELKSGVKKTLIMSIAPLRLKDQNSYLVNIFDDSKRKEAEGNLETQFHELQKTNSELDSFVYSASHELRAPLSSVLGLIQLIQTEDIDPKLFQHLNMMEKSIERLDDFIKDIIEYSRNKHLALKLDSINFSTLIEHSLESLWYLENTNKINIKVSVSDNVKFVSDSKRISIILNNFISNAIKYHDVSNNDAAIWINVKTNKKEAVLIIKDNGVGMEDDQLEKIFEMFYRVSSKVMGSGIGLFIVKEVLSKLNGTIDVKSKIGEGSTFTLKIPNESGK; encoded by the coding sequence ATGTCTGATACCAACACCCGGTCTATCTTTAAAAACCCGCTATTTTACGGGTTTTTTGCATTTTTAATTGTCTTAATCATAACTCAATTCGTTGCCTTTCAAAAACACCAGCTTCATCAAAAAACAGAACAACAAGAAATTGAGCAACGTGTTTCTAAATTAAAAATAGACCTACAAAATATATTGGGTCAAAGCTATAATGCTACTCAAACTTTAACTTTTATAGTTGAACACTATGGCATACCCGATAATTTTGATAGTGTAGCTCAACTATTATTAAATAGTAACAATAGTATTGATGCATTAGAGCTAGTAAATAAAGAAGGTGTAATAACACACGTATACCCCTTAAAGGGAAATGAAGTTTTAGGACTGAACATTTTAAAAGATCCTGACAATAAATTTGGTGCTATAACTACCATTGAAAAAAAAGATTACTACACCGCCGGCCCTATATACTTACACCAAGGGGGTTCGGGAATAATTGGTCGCAGGCCATTCTATAAAAATGGTGAGTTTAATGGCTTTGTAGCGGCAGTAGTACGCTTAAAAACAGTTATTAATGCTGTTCAATTAGACGCTATTAATAACAAACAATTTTCGTATCAATTGGTGAAAATCAATTCTGATAAAACTGAAGAAATTTTCTATTCGTCAAAGAATATTCCTAAAGAAGGTGCCACAACTTTACCACTTACAACCAGCCAAGGAGAGTGGAAATTATATGTTTATTTGAACAACTACGAAGCCTATTCAATTACCTTATTGTTTTCTATTTTAGGCATTATTCTTTCTTTAGTATGTGGCCTACTTTCGTGGTTTCTAATGCGACAACCTGCAAAGTTGAATACATTGGTAGATGAGAAAACAGCTCTATTAAAAGATAGCAGAGAACGCTACAAATTATTAATTGAAGGGGCTTCAGATGGTATATTTTTAGTTGATTTTGACGGAAATATAGTAGATGCGAATCCTTATGGTTTGCAGATGTTTGGTTATACTAAAGAAGATTTGTTAACGAAGCATTTATTAGATATAACCATCAAAGAAGATACTGAAAAAAGACCTCCGCGTTATAAAGAAATGCGTGAAGGGCAAACAGTAAGGTCTGAAAGAAGATTAGTTAAAAAAGATGGAAGTCTGTTTTATGGAGAAGTAAGTGCCAAAAAGCTTAACAACAAGACTATTTTAGGTATTGTAAGAGATGTTTCTGAAAGAAAAGAGCTTGAAATAGTTGCTGAAGAAAACTTGGTAAGATTCGAAAAAGCCTATAACAATAGATTTGTAGGTATGGTTATAAGAGACCATATGAACCGCTTTGTAGATGCCAACCCCTATTTTTTAAATTTAATAGGATACTCCCTCGAGGAAATTAAAGGTAAAACTATCGCAGAATTAGGATTGATTAATACAAATGAAGCTTCAAAATCAAACCCGGCAATAAATGTACTTGCTAGTTCTGAGAGAATAGATAAAATTGAGATTGAATTCATAACTAAAAATGGAGCGGTACTGCACTTAATTACATCTGTAGAACCCTATGAATATTTAAGCAACACATTTACATTAAGTACTTATGTTGACCAAACTCAAGCCAAAAAGGCAAGCCTAGAAATTATTGAAAGTGAGAAAAAATATAAACAATTTACAGAGCGTATTTCAGATGCCTTTGTCGCTTTTGATAGTGAATGGCGCTTTATAGATATTAACGCAAAAGCTGCTGAAATAGTCGGTATTAACATTGAAGAAATGCTGGGCAAAAATGTATGGGATGAATTCCCCGATTTTAAAAATTCTGAAGGCCATACTATTTTTAAAGATGTAATGGCTAAGCAAGTTTATACCCATTTTGAACAATACCACGAGAAATCTAATCTGTGGATTGAAAATCACCTTTACCCTTCGCCCAACGGACTTTCTATATACTTTAGAGACATTACCAACAGTAAAAAAGCTGACCAAGAAAAACAAAAATTAGTTTCTATAATAGAAAATAGTCCCGGTTTTATTGGCTTAGCTACTTTAACCGGCGAGCCTTTGTTTATGAATGATGCAGGTAAAAAAATGGTTAATTTACCAAGTAATGTCAATTTTAAAAACACTACAATATTTGATTATTTTGAAGACGACTATAAAGACGTTATAGAAAACACCCACTTGCCAACCATAATGAAAAAAGGTGTTTGGACAGGAGAGGTTCCGCTTAAGAACTTTAAAACCAAAAAATCAATTCCCTTAGAATTTTCGGGGTTCTTAATTAAAGACAAAACAACAAAACAACCAATTGCGATAGGTTCAATTGGTTTCGATTTAACAGAAAGTAAAAAAACACAACAAGAGATTTTGACCCTTAAAAACCAGATGGATTCTGCTATTCGAATTGGTAAAATTGGGTATTGGGATTTTAGTCCGGTAACAAGAATCTTCAATTGTTCCCCTTTAATGTATTCCATATTTGATGTTGATATAGATTCGGTTCTATCCTTGCCATTTCTTGAAAATATAATTCATCCAGAAGATGTTGAATTACACAGAAATCATATTAAAGAACTAATTCTTCATAAAAAATCGCTTACTTTTTCTTATCGAATAATTGTTAGAGATTCCTCTATTAAATATTTAATGGTAGAGGTAGAGGTGGTTCGAGACTCTAATAATATGGCGGTAGATTTTAGAGGTACCGTAATAGATATAACAGAACAAAAAAAGGCAGATTCTAAAATTTTAGAACTAAAGAACAGAATGGATGCCGCCATGAGAATTGGTAAAATTGGGTATTGGGATTTTGATTTTAATACAAGAGTTCTCAATTGGTCACCTAGAATGTTTGAAATTTATGATGTTAAACCAAGAACTGAAATAAACTTAGCTTTTCTTGAAACAATAATTCACCCAGATGATATTGTGCCCCATAGAAATCTTCTTGAAAATTTAGCACTAGAATTTGATAACAACTCTTTCTCTTACCGAATAATTCTAAAAGATGATAGTACTAAATATTTACTGGGAGAAATTGAAACAGAACGTAACAACGATGGCGAACCTATTAAATTTAGGGGCACTATCATTGATATAACAAAACAAAAAGAAGCTGATAACGAAATACTCTCGCTACAGTCTAAAATGGATTCTGCGATACGTATTGGTAAATTTGGTTACTGGTATTGGGACATGAGTGGCGATGTTATTGAGTGGTCAAAAGAAATGTATGCCATACATGAAGTTGACCCAAACACTGTAATGACCCCAACGTTATTAAGAGAAATTATTTATCATGAAGATTTAAATATTGTAGATACTAAACTTTCAAATAATAATATTGAGAACAATTCAACATCAAAACCAAATTTCTATAGAATTCAATTAAAAGACAAATCGTTTAAATACTTTTTAGCTTATTCTGAAGTAGAATATAACGATAAGGGCGAACCTATTATCTATCGCGGTACTTCGATGGATATTACCAAAAACGTATTGGCAGAAGAAGCCTTAAAAGAAAGCCAAGAGAAATTCTCTAAAGCCTTTCAAACAAACCTTATGGGTATGCTTATATTAGATGAGCAAAGAAAAGTAATTGATGCTAATGAAACTGCATATACCATTCTAGAATCTACCAAGAAAAGATTAATTGGTAAAACAATTTTAGAATCTAAAGAGGTTACCACCAATTTAAAGGAGCGAGAAAGACTTTGGGAAAAACTTTTAGATGAAGGTGAAATTATTAACGAAGAATATAAAATTGAACTTAAAAGCGGAGTAAAGAAAACCCTTATAATGTCTATTGCCCCGCTACGTTTAAAAGATCAAAATAGTTATTTGGTCAATATTTTTGATGACTCAAAAAGAAAAGAGGCCGAAGGTAATCTAGAGACCCAATTCCACGAACTACAAAAGACAAATTCTGAATTAGACAGTTTTGTTTACAGTGCTTCTCATGAATTAAGAGCTCCTTTATCTTCTGTATTAGGGTTAATTCAACTTATACAAACTGAAGATATTGACCCAAAGTTATTTCAACATTTAAATATGATGGAAAAATCTATTGAAAGATTAGATGACTTCATCAAAGACATTATCGAATACTCTAGAAATAAACATCTAGCACTTAAGTTAGATTCTATAAATTTTAGTACTTTAATCGAACATTCCCTTGAAAGTTTATGGTATTTAGAAAACACCAATAAAATAAACATAAAAGTCAGTGTTAGTGATAATGTAAAATTTGTATCAGATAGTAAAAGAATTTCAATTATATTGAATAATTTTATATCTAATGCAATTAAATATCATGATGTTTCTAATAATGATGCCGCTATTTGGATCAATGTAAAAACTAACAAAAAAGAAGCGGTTTTAATTATAAAAGACAACGGTGTTGGTATGGAAGATGATCAACTAGAAAAGATTTTTGAAATGTTTTACAGAGTCTCTTCTAAAGTAATGGGATCTGGTATTGGGCTGTTTAT
- a CDS encoding SulP family inorganic anion transporter: MTAKKQNNSNFIATLPKNLFSGFVVSLIALPLGLGLALASEAPPISGIIAAVVGGIVVSILGGSNVTITGPGNGLVIVLLGAITTLGGGDLYAGYLFTLAAIVFSGILMLLLGFLKMGRLADFFPASAIEGMLAAIGLGILAKQFHIMIGHNNENGSIIHLLLQIPEGIMGLYQNYHIEELIAAAIGVIALLIMANYSKIRNKYLHLIPAPMWILILSVGFSYIFVSLGLPYPLQEEFLVNIPDNVLSNLAFPDFSKALDLDFITTVFAITLIASIESLLSIKAVDKLDPERRRSNVNKDLKALGLATSLSGLVGGLNVVTVIARSSVNVNNGATNRSANIFHALFLVIFVLLFQDQLRRIPLAALAAILVFTGYKLATPKNLQKVARIGKEQIIIFLATLLTTLFTNLISGIAMGILVTFIIHVVLNRSLSLFINHLTKPNILMFKEKDAGNYYISVKYFATFLNFYKLKNKLDIIPENENVILDFSHCSFVDHTVMEGLENYVDTFTKKEGSIEIIGLDKHGADSKHPFAIRKILPLNKLGTIEKYFTKRQRLLKTMAKEYQWSYEPKRSDKTKFLNKFIFFKNRRVPYYYNSFYDNTKTFHLFDVEFNEGEFIAKEVVKTTILHIKLKHKIPVFSLDKEGLLDFVYGMAGFKDIELENHQDFNKRFFLSGEHTKDIQDLFTNELILFLESNPYYHIETNGNSILILKKERLLSVKEIKAMLYFGKQLNQLLCESVSV; the protein is encoded by the coding sequence TTGACAGCTAAAAAGCAGAATAATTCAAACTTTATAGCCACGCTTCCAAAGAATTTATTTTCTGGTTTCGTTGTTTCATTAATAGCCTTACCTCTTGGGTTGGGACTTGCTCTTGCGAGCGAGGCACCGCCTATATCAGGTATTATCGCTGCAGTTGTAGGTGGTATTGTTGTGTCGATTCTTGGAGGCTCGAATGTAACCATTACAGGACCTGGAAATGGTTTGGTCATTGTTCTTTTAGGCGCGATTACGACCCTTGGTGGGGGTGATCTTTATGCTGGGTATTTATTTACACTTGCAGCTATTGTTTTCTCTGGCATACTAATGTTACTTCTCGGGTTTCTAAAAATGGGGCGACTTGCAGATTTCTTTCCGGCATCTGCTATTGAAGGTATGTTGGCCGCTATTGGTTTAGGCATTTTAGCCAAACAATTTCATATTATGATCGGGCATAATAATGAAAATGGTAGCATTATTCATCTGTTATTGCAGATCCCAGAGGGAATAATGGGTCTTTATCAAAACTATCATATCGAAGAACTTATCGCTGCAGCTATTGGTGTAATTGCCCTATTAATTATGGCGAATTACTCTAAAATCAGAAATAAATATTTACACCTTATTCCGGCACCCATGTGGATTCTGATTTTGTCTGTAGGGTTTAGTTACATATTTGTTTCATTAGGACTTCCTTATCCTTTACAAGAAGAGTTTTTGGTCAATATACCAGACAACGTTTTGTCGAACTTGGCTTTTCCTGATTTTTCAAAAGCCTTAGACCTTGATTTCATAACTACCGTTTTTGCCATTACCCTTATAGCAAGTATAGAATCTCTTTTAAGTATTAAGGCTGTTGACAAGCTTGATCCAGAACGAAGAAGATCTAATGTAAATAAGGATCTTAAAGCTCTTGGTCTTGCCACTTCTCTTAGTGGTCTGGTCGGTGGGTTAAATGTTGTAACCGTTATTGCTAGAAGTTCGGTCAATGTTAATAATGGCGCTACCAATAGATCTGCAAATATTTTTCATGCCTTATTTTTAGTCATTTTTGTTTTACTTTTTCAAGACCAATTAAGAAGAATTCCTTTAGCTGCCTTGGCGGCGATACTGGTGTTTACCGGTTATAAACTTGCGACTCCGAAAAACCTACAAAAAGTTGCTCGTATCGGTAAAGAACAGATTATTATATTTTTAGCTACCCTTTTGACCACGCTGTTTACCAACCTAATATCTGGTATTGCGATGGGTATATTGGTTACTTTCATCATACATGTAGTATTAAACAGAAGTTTATCTCTTTTTATAAATCATTTGACCAAGCCAAATATTTTAATGTTTAAAGAGAAAGATGCCGGTAATTATTATATCAGCGTTAAATATTTTGCCACTTTTCTTAATTTCTATAAACTAAAGAATAAATTAGATATCATCCCAGAAAATGAAAATGTAATCTTAGATTTTTCACACTGTAGCTTTGTGGATCATACGGTTATGGAAGGCTTAGAGAACTATGTAGATACATTTACAAAAAAAGAGGGAAGTATTGAGATTATAGGGTTAGACAAGCATGGAGCCGACTCTAAACATCCGTTTGCTATTAGAAAAATATTACCGCTCAACAAACTAGGTACTATTGAAAAATACTTTACCAAAAGACAGCGCCTTTTAAAGACCATGGCAAAAGAATATCAATGGTCTTATGAGCCAAAAAGGTCTGATAAAACTAAGTTTTTAAACAAATTTATTTTCTTTAAAAATAGAAGAGTTCCATACTACTACAACAGTTTTTACGATAATACCAAAACCTTTCATTTGTTTGATGTAGAATTTAACGAAGGAGAGTTTATTGCTAAAGAAGTAGTGAAAACTACTATTTTACATATTAAACTGAAACATAAAATACCCGTGTTTTCTTTAGACAAAGAAGGTCTTTTAGATTTTGTATACGGTATGGCGGGTTTTAAGGATATAGAATTAGAAAACCATCAAGATTTCAACAAACGTTTTTTCTTAAGCGGTGAACATACAAAAGACATTCAAGATTTATTTACCAATGAGCTTATTCTATTCTTAGAAAGCAACCCCTATTATCACATAGAAACTAACGGTAATTCTATACTTATTCTTAAAAAAGAACGCTTATTAAGTGTTAAAGAGATTAAAGCGATGCTTTACTTTGGTAAACAACTGAATCAACTTCTTTGTGAAAGTGTCTCTGTTTAA
- a CDS encoding universal stress protein: MVWKEGDPEQIITKACIDLKIDLLILGALQHENKFQFYVGSIARKLTRKVHCSVLLLIKPTEKRVPCKHIVVNGLDAPETPMAIEHAFYVSSLLGAQQITIVEEILPKEIQVNVEDDRSLKKANIIKQRIRHREDSRVNTILSSLPENITKGIKVKTQSIFGKRGYSIGHYAEVVRADLLVMNAPIKTSIWDRIFPHDIEYILSDLPTDLLIVRK, translated from the coding sequence GTGGTTTGGAAAGAAGGTGACCCTGAGCAAATTATAACTAAAGCTTGTATCGATTTAAAAATCGATTTATTGATTTTAGGTGCTTTGCAACATGAAAATAAGTTTCAATTTTATGTGGGTTCTATTGCCAGAAAACTAACACGTAAAGTTCATTGCTCTGTTCTGCTATTAATTAAGCCAACAGAAAAAAGAGTGCCTTGTAAACATATTGTCGTAAACGGTCTAGATGCCCCCGAAACACCAATGGCCATTGAACATGCTTTTTATGTATCGAGCCTTTTGGGTGCGCAACAAATTACCATTGTTGAAGAAATTTTGCCAAAAGAAATTCAGGTAAACGTTGAAGATGACCGTTCGTTAAAAAAGGCAAATATTATTAAACAACGAATTAGACATAGAGAAGATTCTAGGGTCAACACCATCTTAAGTTCTCTACCAGAGAACATTACAAAAGGCATTAAGGTGAAAACACAAAGTATTTTCGGCAAAAGAGGATATTCTATTGGGCATTATGCCGAGGTGGTAAGAGCTGACTTGTTAGTTATGAACGCACCTATAAAAACTAGTATTTGGGATCGAATATTTCCACATGATATTGAATATATCCTATCTGATTTACCAACCGATTTATTAATAGTTAGAAAATAG
- a CDS encoding cation:proton antiporter, whose translation MLELAGIIILGILAQWVAWRLKLPAILPLILIGLIVGPLSTLYTEDHSKIIEPIWNGTKGLFPGDSLYYFVSLAISIILFEGGLTLKRSEIKNIGPVITKLITLGSLTTFFGAALAAYFLFGLSWQLCFLFSALIIVTGPTVITPILRNIPLKKDVSAILKWEGILIDPIGALAAVLVYEFISVGEGQAYTMTALIEFGKILLFGFTFGFTFAHALTFLIKKSLIPHYLLNVVSLSVVLGVFVMSDVFAHESGLLAVVVMGMVMGNTNLPNIKELLYFKESLSILLISILFILLAANIDISDLELIYTWKTIVLFLAIVLIIRPLGVFLSSIGSSLKLNEKLFISWVGPRGIVAAGIASLFGSKLIAKGEPGADYITPLVFMIVLGTVLLNATTARIFAKLIGVFLNKSEGILILGASKVSRLIGEYLHKNDRHVVLIDNNQSNIEKANKLGLEAISANIYSDNLTDNIELNDIGYLMALTANSDINRYAIDKFQDAFGENGSFRLVDADEMSDPENNPKEGLFSHTDDFIKLTEAARKYPAIHEIELHDTEHYEGLIEITKADADIVPLFLIDPEGEIHIITAFSKEFTDIQKGYKLAYLGKMFPLEDPDKEEAKENP comes from the coding sequence ATGCTAGAGCTTGCAGGAATTATCATTTTAGGAATACTTGCTCAATGGGTAGCATGGCGCTTAAAACTACCCGCAATTTTACCATTAATTCTTATAGGTTTAATTGTAGGTCCATTATCAACATTATACACCGAAGATCATTCTAAAATTATCGAGCCAATTTGGAACGGAACCAAGGGTCTTTTTCCTGGGGATAGTTTGTATTACTTTGTGTCATTGGCGATAAGCATTATTTTATTCGAAGGCGGACTAACACTTAAGCGTTCTGAGATTAAAAATATTGGTCCGGTAATAACCAAGTTAATTACTCTTGGTAGCTTAACGACCTTTTTTGGAGCAGCATTGGCAGCCTACTTTTTATTCGGACTTTCATGGCAGCTTTGTTTCTTGTTTTCAGCCTTAATAATTGTGACGGGCCCGACAGTAATTACCCCTATTCTAAGGAATATTCCACTTAAAAAAGACGTTTCTGCCATATTAAAATGGGAAGGAATTCTAATTGATCCTATTGGTGCATTGGCAGCGGTATTAGTCTATGAATTTATAAGTGTTGGCGAAGGTCAAGCGTATACTATGACTGCATTAATCGAGTTCGGTAAAATTCTGTTATTCGGTTTTACCTTTGGTTTCACATTTGCACATGCACTAACATTTTTAATCAAAAAAAGTCTTATTCCACATTATTTATTGAATGTGGTATCGCTATCTGTAGTATTGGGCGTTTTCGTCATGTCAGATGTTTTTGCACATGAATCTGGCTTATTGGCGGTGGTTGTTATGGGTATGGTAATGGGTAATACCAATTTACCGAATATTAAAGAATTACTCTATTTTAAAGAATCGTTGAGCATTCTTTTAATCTCTATACTATTCATTTTATTAGCTGCGAATATTGATATTTCAGATTTAGAATTAATTTATACTTGGAAAACCATAGTACTGTTTTTAGCTATAGTGTTAATCATTAGACCACTCGGTGTTTTCTTAAGTTCTATTGGCTCTAGTTTAAAGTTGAATGAAAAGCTTTTTATCAGTTGGGTAGGTCCAAGAGGTATAGTTGCAGCTGGTATTGCCTCTTTATTTGGTTCTAAATTAATAGCTAAGGGAGAGCCAGGGGCAGACTATATTACTCCGCTAGTGTTCATGATTGTTTTAGGTACCGTTTTATTAAATGCTACCACAGCTAGAATTTTTGCAAAACTAATAGGTGTCTTTCTTAATAAGTCTGAAGGAATTTTAATTCTAGGCGCCTCAAAAGTATCTCGCTTAATTGGAGAGTATTTACACAAAAACGACAGGCATGTAGTGCTTATAGACAATAATCAGTCTAATATTGAAAAGGCAAATAAATTAGGATTAGAAGCTATTTCAGCAAACATTTATTCTGATAATTTAACCGATAATATCGAACTTAACGATATTGGTTATTTAATGGCATTGACCGCAAACTCAGATATAAACAGGTATGCTATAGATAAATTTCAAGATGCATTTGGGGAGAATGGCTCTTTTAGATTGGTAGATGCAGATGAAATGTCAGATCCAGAGAACAACCCAAAAGAAGGATTGTTTTCGCACACCGACGACTTTATTAAATTGACCGAAGCGGCACGAAAATATCCTGCGATACATGAAATCGAACTTCACGATACAGAGCATTACGAAGGTTTGATAGAAATAACTAAGGCCGATGCAGATATTGTTCCTTTATTTCTGATAGATCCAGAAGGAGAAATACATATTATTACTGCATTTAGTAAAGAATTCACAGACATTCAAAAAGGATACAAATTGGCATACTTGGGTAAAATGTTCCCCCTTGAAGACCCAGATAAGGAAGAAGCCAAAGAGAATCCATAA